A single Asterias rubens chromosome 13, eAstRub1.3, whole genome shotgun sequence DNA region contains:
- the LOC117298377 gene encoding ribonuclease P protein subunit p38-like translates to MAAPMVTSLAGTIRAKKGHKKQFPVKNTITSPFLTEWPQLQTQDEKFILQETQSNLVPYGAIFGKLPSKGKRKSPDSVDLEAKQKRAALRSQLALGLNEVTRSLERGELRLALVCRSAQPALMTNHLMALSATRNIPVACVYHLSDSLAPILQLKVIMAIGFKKLNDGDPNTFGALVNSIIEITPPVDIPWLRYKELSTQELKKVVTNIIFSTKVEHRTEPKQKGKKGKNKQMKTTGAIVPSHAMAPDHAQVGTSRDGTADTENTKAHSGASAIAIPEATVQVSPPEHGHHKVSTHNQSSVQLQPSELSTATVTKFLVQSADDASSNSLKRKSSTSPERPSNTKAKTVLKPNYKPVGVIPVKIIPKDMKPGKKQLKKQRKKNKKKNKKAAGRK, encoded by the exons atggcggcgcccatggtCACATCACTTGCTGGTACGATACGCGCCAAAAAGGGGCATAAAAAGCAGTTTCCAGTCAAAAATACAATAACGTCACCATTTCTAACTGAGTG GCCACAATTACAAACTCAAGATGAAAAGTTTATCCTCCAAGAAACTCAGAG TAATCTTGTGCCTTATGGAGCAATCTTCGGCAAGCTACCGTCCaaaggtaaaaggaaatcaCCTGATTCTGTAGATCTAGAGGCAAAACAGAAAAGAGCAGCGCTCAG ATCTCAGTTAGCTTTGGGACTCAATGAGGTCACTCGCTCATTGGAACGAGGCGAGCTTCGTCTAGCCCTCGTCTGTCGCTCCGCCCAGCCCGCCCTCATGACCAACCACCTCATGGCACTCAGCGCAACGAGGAACATACCCGTGGCTTGTGTATATCATCTCAGCGATAGCCTGGCACCCATACTGCAGCTGAAAGTCATCATGGCTATTGGGTTTAAG aaaCTAAATGATGGGGACCCAAATACGTTTGGTGCTCTGGTTAATTCGATCATTGAAATCACACCACCGGTGGACATTCCATGGCTACGATATAAAGAACTCAGCACTCAAGAACTCAAGAAAGTCGTCACCAACATCATCTTCAGCACAAAGGTGGAACACAGGACTGAGCCAAAACAGAAAGGCAAGAAGGGCAAGAACAAACAGATGAAGACGACTGGTGCCATTGTCCCAAGCCATGCAATGGCCCCTGACCATGCACAAGTTGGAACTTCAAGAGATGGCACTGCTGACACAGAAAACACAAAAGCACATTCAGGGGCCAGTGCTATTGCTATACCAGAAGCAACTGTGCAAGTAAGTCCCCCGGAACATGGACATCACAAAGTATCAACACACAATCAAAGCAGTGTACAGCTTCAACCATCTGAATTGTCGACTGCAACAGTAACCAAATTTTTAGTTCAAAGCGCCGATGACGCTTCAAGTAATTCACTAAAAAGAAAATCGTCAACATCTCCGGAAAGGCCGTCAAACACGAAAGCCAAAACCGTCTTGAAACCCAACTACAAGCCAGTCGGTGTTATCCCAGTCAAGATCATCCCAAAAGACATGAAACCTGGCAAGAAACAACTGAAGAAACAGagaaagaagaacaagaagaaaaacaaaaaagccgCAGGAAGAAAGTGA
- the LOC117298786 gene encoding ribonuclease H2 subunit B-like, translated as MKLRDRSAIMSRKEESSQKSMKTTKPDQNQWVIIAPDGVVKRSNDEQDIAFVKLKHPKTEKAAMFMFSSDGATVHELTSFKEKYRSWIINETVQEDGAMIMATAIDPLVLILPYLIKAESSGMFITLDQILDDVDYPQCHRLHKCSGVSQMHYIANVKGSSDLQAYKYNQEMTLDWLRTKVERLVGKLEEKDIHVTTGSHSATYVRSSKGNNATKEEYLRYATGMISDYLSADLSKRLFSHLGIKEVADKKVVELAEPSEPPSKKAKLATSREPEEDYSKSFNGNSTVEKQKPTKMTAAQKALSKVDKTGMKSLASFFSKPKKSILKKEQNK; from the exons ATGAAATTGAGAGATAGAAGTGCAATCATGTCTAGAAAAGAAGAGAGCAGTCAGAAGTCAATGAAGACGACAAAACCGGATCAAAACCAGTGGGTGATTATTGCACCAG aCGGTGTGGTCAAAAGGAGTAATGATGAACAAGACATAGCATTTGTAAAGTTGAAACATCCTAaaacag AAAAAGCAGCCATGTTTATGTTCAGCAGCGATGGTGCCACAGTTCACGAGCTCACATCATTCAAAGAAAAGTATAGATCTTGGATTATCAACGAAACCGTCCAAGAAG ATGGGGCAATGATAATGGCTACAGCCATAGATCCACTCGTCCTTATTTTACCGTACCTCATCAAAGCAGAGAGT AGCGGCATGTTCATCACTCTCGACCAGATCCTGGACGATGTAGATTACCCACAATGCCACAGGTTACACAAATGCTCGGGAGTGTCTCAGATGCATTATATAGCAAATGTCAAAG GTTCTTCTGATTTACAGGCGTACAAGTACAATCAAGAGATGACGTTAGACTGGCTTAGAACCAAAGTGGAAAGATTAGTAGGAAAACTGGAAGAGAAAGACATCCATGTGACGACGGGTTCACACTCTGCAACGTACGTCAGGAGTAGCAAGGGAAATAATGCCACAAAAG AGGAATATTTGAGATACGCCACAGGAATGATTTCCGATTATCTGTCAGCCGACTTGAGCAAGAGGCTTTTCAGTCATTTAGG AATAAAAGAAGTTGCTGATAAGAAAGTTGTGGAATTAGCTGAGCCATCAGAACCTCCTTCCAAG AAAGCAAAGTTGGCAACCAGTCGTGAGCCTGAGGAAGACTATAGCAAGTCTTTTAACGGTAACTCAACTGTAGAGAAACAAAAG ccCACCAAGATGACAGCAGCTCAGAAAGCCCTTAGTAAAGTAGACAAGACTGGAATGAAAAGCTTAGCGAGCTTCTTCAGTAAACCAAAgaaatcaattttgaaaaaggagcagaacaagtga
- the LOC117298726 gene encoding WW domain-binding protein 11-like: MAGGKANHVIRILSSKERSLFNAINSEDIQGAKQLVDGEGVDVNVQDVFKRTPLMRACIVGGYDERTALVKILLRRGADVNLTDNRGRTALMILCKEGPLTIPVMKMILDSRDVDPNVKDDSGDTALMHAVQGDNADAVGTLLTWKFNDNVRIDVAKRNVDNDNPLLLAAKQQNAEICELLVKKGHADHTNIPLFLRKYLPRECREMPTTKEKHDRFEEYRQNAQGIPTSPYGQDRSEPNTQQEKHEPENEETKSLKISRNTVVAVNAFEEALKRAALLRAAQKAKTVKSGQPIEPAVKPKSPKPPTPKPPTPKPQTPKPATPKPPTPKPPTPKPPTPKPETPKPPTPKPESPPKPQTPPPSKTNRSDQADQDLEAKLPPKNSNWAVIPRTGLAQLQTPPPARRNQSKRNRGDLQKYKTKSGRTIFPNAPHDKNYDQINAIRDGGVEPKGRGSKGPSLPAITEAAVRKRKTISTT; this comes from the exons aTGGCGGGTGGCAAGGCGAATCACGTCATCCGCATCCTATCCTCCAAGGAACGAAGCCTCTTCAATGCAATCAACAGCGAGGACATTCAGGGCGCTAAGCAGCTCGTGGACGGCGAGGGAGTCGACGTCAACGTCCAGGACGTGTTCAAACGGACGCCGCTCATGCGTGCCTGCATCGTCGGTGGTTACGACGAGCGAACGGCGTTGGTTAAGATACTCCTCAGGAGAGGTGCCGACGTCAACCTGACGGACAACCGCGGCCGGACGGCGTTGATGATCTTATGCAAGGAAGGCCCGTTGACTATACCGGTCATGAAGATGATCTTGGACTCCCGCGACGTCGACCCGAACGTCAAGGACGACAGCGGCGACACGGCGCTGATGCACGCCGTGCAGGGCGACAACGCCGACGCCGTGGGGACGCTCCTCACGTGGAAGTTCAACGACAACGTGCGGATCGACGTCGCCAAGAGAAACGTCGACAACGATAACCCGCTACTCCTCGCCGCCAAACAACAGAACGCCGAGATTTGTGAACTGCTTGTGAAGAAAGGCCACGCGGATCACACTAATATTCCGTTGTTTTTAAGAAAGTACCTCCCCCGTGAATGCCGCGAGATGCCGACCACGAAAGAAAAACATGACCGGTTTGAGGAGTATCGACAAAACGCGCAAGGCATACCTACTTCTCCTTATGGCCAAGACAGATCAGAACCAAATACTCAACAGGAGAAACATGAACCCGAAAACGAAGAAACCAAATCGCTGAAAATCTCCA GGAATACCGTCGTCGCTGTCAACGCTTTCGAGGAAGCGTTAAAGAGAGCCGCACTGCTACGTGCAGCACAAAAAGCCAAAACCGTAAAGTCTGGACAACCTATTGAGCCCGCAGTGAAACCAAAATCGCCAAAACCCCCGACTCCCAAGCCACCAACACCGAAACCACAGACACCCAAACCTGCAACCCCTAAACCCCCAACCCCTAAACCTCCAACGCCAAAACCGCCCACCCCAAAACCGGAAACACCCAAACCGCCAACTCCCAAGCCAGAAAGCCCGCCAAAACCTCAAACGCCGCCACCCTCAAAGACCAATCGATCAGACCAGGCCGATCAAGACCTAGAAGCCAAACTTCCCCCTAAGAATTCCAACTGGGCGGTGATCCCCCGGACCGGGCTAGCTCAGCTTCAGACCCCACCCCCAGCCCGCCGCAACCAGTCCAAGAGGAACAGGGGAGACCTCCAGAAGTACAAGACCAAATCTGGCCGGACTATATTCCCCAACGCACCCCATGATAAGAACTATGACCAGATCAACGCGATACGGGATGGTGGGGTTGAACCTAAGGGTAGAGGTAGCAAAGGCCCCTCCCTGCCGGCGATCACCGAAGCCGCGGTTCGAAAACGCAAGACCATTTCAACTACTTAG